ACAGTTGATTTATAAAATCAAAGACAATATATCGGTTGATTGACAATAAATTACCTGCCGCAAATAGGACGGTATAGCCAATGTCCTTTTAGTGATATAATAGGAAAGATGAAAAAATTAATTAAAATTATTAATTTGCACCCAACTACTCTTCATAGCCAAAACCATCAGGTAATTAACGATTAAAATTAGATAATACATGTCAAATAATAATTCTACCATAAAGTTTATTCTTGATAACAAAATCGTTCAGATTGACCTTTCAAAGTCCGAAGAATATACTCCAACAACTACAGTATTAAAATATCTCAGAAGCCTTCCAAATCATAAAGGAGTTAAAGAAGGCTGTGGAGAAGGAGATTGTGGAGCCTGTACAGTTGTTATTGCAGAATTAGATAATAACAAAAATCTTAAATACCGTGCTTATGCTTCCTGCCTGATATTTCTTCCAATGATACATGGCAAACAATTAATAACTGTTGAAAATATTGGTTCATCTGATAATTTACATCCCATACAAAAAGCTATGGTTGATACTGACGGAAGCCAATGTGGGTTTTGTACTCCCGGCTTTATAATGTCGCTTTTTGCTTTATACAAAAACAAAACAAATCCTACTAATGATGAAATTCTTGATAGTTTAACAGGGAATTTATGCAGATGCACCGGCTATAGACCAATTATTGAAGCGGCTAAAATTGTTTGCTCAAATAAAGTTGATGACCATTTTTCTGAAAATGAACAATCTATAATTGAGCTTCTTGAAAATATAAATTCTGATAAATCAACAATAATTATTGAAACCAAAAATCAAAAATATTTTCGTCCGGTTAACTTAAAAGAAACACTAAAATTAAAAAAAGATTTTCCTGATGCAATATTAGTAAATGGTTCAACAGATATTGCACTCCGGGTTACTAAGAAAAAAGAAATAATACCTGAAATAATTGATATATCAGGTGTTAATGAAATAAAATATATAAAAGAAGATGAAAATTTTTATTTTTTTGGTGCAGGAACATGCCTTGACGAAATAAAAGATTTTTCTGAAAATAAAATATCTTCACTTTTTGATATATTAAAAGTATTTGGTTCTAAACAAATACGGAGTATTGCAACCATAGGAGGAAATATTGGTTCAGCTTCGCCAATTGGGGATACTCCGCCAATATTATTTACAAATAACGCATCTGTTATTTTAAAAAGCGAAAATAATGAACGTAAATTTAAAATAGAAGATTTTTTTGTTGATTACCACAAAACTCAACTTAAACCGGATGAAATAATTACTGAAATTAAAATTCCTAAACATAATTCAAATACAATAATAAAATCATATAAAATATCAAAAAGAAAAGACCTTGATATTTCAACTGTTAGTGCATCATTTAGGTTAAAAACAGAAAATAACATTGTTAAAGATATTTGTATAGTTTACGGTGGAATGGCAGCAGTTACAAAAAAAGCTAAAAAAGCTGAGGAATATTTATTAAATAAACCATGGACAAGAAAAGAAATTGAAAAAACAATGATACTTATTGACGAAGACTTCACTCCTATTTCTGATGCAAGAGCAGGAAAAGAAGCAAGAAGATTAATGGCTCGAAATCTTTTATTAAAATTTTGGGATGACACGAATTAGTGCTTGTCCATAAAGTCTATACTAATAGTCGTCATTGCGAGGAGGAACGACGAAGCAATCTGATATTCAGTACATTAATAACAAGATTGCTTCACTTCGTTCGCAATGACGTACTTTATGGACGGACACGAATTAGAGATTGTTTATTAAGTAATTTTTGGATAAAATTTTAGATTTATGATTTACGATTTGAAATATTGAAACATAATTGCTTAATGATAATTCTAAATTCTTATGTTTAAAATAATAAAAAAATACTGACTTTATAGACATGTTGGAAACCATTTAAAAACTGAACAATGAAAAAAGAACTAATATATTTAGGATTAGGTTTACTATTCTCATTAAATTTATTAAGTGGTTCAGGACATTTTCTGTCATGGAAATTACATCTTGCTTTTGGTCTTTTATTAATGGTATATGGGTCTTATTTAATGATAAATAATCATGAGAAGAAAAAGGCTTTAAAGTATGTCGTACCAGCTTGGTCTATATTTCTTTTAGTCTGCTTAGTATCTTTTTCTAGTAATAATAAAGTTAATGTGATTTATGAATCAGACCTTAAAGAAGCAACAAATTTCGAAGAAATTGAGACATGTGAAGAAGGTAGAATAAAAGCAGAAAAAGACATAAAGAATGGTAAATTGAGATACATATTTGGCAGTTATGGAAGTAGACAACCACTCGCAAGGAACTTAAAAAAAGATTATGACATTGAGATAATTGAAGTTGATGGAGTTATAGGTATGCCGAATGAATGTTATAATCAAGTAATGTATAAAGAGATACAAAAAAGATATGGACAAGATGTCTTTACTAAAGCTTTTGAATAATAAACGGTTGCCAACTAAAGCTATACATAATAAGGGTTTTAGTGCAAAGTTGAAACTAAGTTCAAACAATGAAAATTATTAATAAAATTAAACGAAAAACTTGTAAAGTCCCTTACCGGGTATAGCCAAAATGTTGAACTTCATTAAAGAAAAAAAATAAAAAATGAATATACCAATTTTAATAGCAAACATTTTGACACTTTTAGCCTTTTTCATTCATACTTTTATGGGTGATAAGGAGCTAAAATTAATTGAACCAAAAACAGAACAAGACAATAATTATGAGAAACAAGAAAAATGGACAATGGCAAGATGTGGCTGGCATTGGATTTCGTTTGATTTGCTTTTTGCTTCCATAGGACTTGGACTAATCAATTTTACCGACTTTTTTAAAAACGAAAAAACTTTACTTCAAATACTAAGCGTTTATTTTTTAGGATATGCCATTGTTTGGATAATAATCATTCTAATCTCTAAACAATTTTCAAAAAATTATCTTAAACTTGGTCAATGGATTTTACTATTAGTAATTAGCGGACTAATATTTTGGGGAATAAAATAAAAATAACCCCCGATTTTAGAGACTGTATGAAAACACAAAAACAAATGACTAACTCCGCCATTTATGGCGGAGAACAAAAATGAAAAGGCGTTGGGCTTTAGCCCTTAATACACTATATATCAATGGCTAAAGCCAAATTGGTTTTGTGATTTAATCTACGGCATAAATGCCGTAGTTAGTCAAAAATATCTTTTATTTATATTTTCACACAGTTTTTTTAATCGGATGTGTTGATAATCATTAAGATAACTATAGGAAGTACTAAGTAAATTTTTATACTAAAAATATATGAAAAAAGTATATCACGAAAGCGGTAAGTTTCATGTTTCAGGTGAAGCTGTTTATATTGATGATATGGCAGTAAATGACCAACTTTTATTTGGTTATATATATGCAAGTCCTTATGCTTATGCAAAAATTAAATCTTACGATATAAACAAAGCGAGAAAAATTGATGGTATTCATGCTATTTTAAGTTATAAGGATATTCCCGGCGAAAATCAAATGGGACCGGTAATACATGATGAAGTAGTATTAGCAGAAAATGAAGTAAATTTTATCGGACAGGCTATTTTTATTATAGCAGCAGAAAACGAAGATATTGCAAGAAAAGCTGCAAAAATGATAGAAGTTGAGTATGAAATACTTGAACCAGTATTAACAATCGAAGATTCGGCAAAAAAAGGTATGTTGCTTCAACAACCACGCAAAATTGAATGTGGCAACACAAATGAAGCATTTAAAAAAGCAGAAAATATAATCGAAGGAACATTAGAAACAGGTGCTCAGGAACACTGGTATCTTGAAACACATGTATGTTTAAGTGTTCCCGGAGAAGGAAATGAGATTATTGCATATAGTTCTACACAAAATCCTGCTGAAACTCAGGCATTAATTGCTGAAGTTCTGAATATTCCTAAAATGGAAGTTGAAGTAATTATGCGGCGTATGGGTGGTGCATTCGGAGGAAAAGAAACTCAAGCCAATCATTATGCAATATGGAGTGCATTACTTTGTAAAAAAACTAATCGTCCGGTTAAAATAAGGCTGTTTCGCGATGAAGACCAGAAAACAACAGGTAAACGACATCCGTTTTTAATAAATTACAAAGCTGCTTTTGATAATAATGGTATTATTTCGGCAGTTGAAGTAGAATTAAATGCAAATGGAGGTTCATCAAACGATTTAACGATGGCAATACTCGAAAGAGCCATGATGCATGCCGAAAACAGTTACTATATTCCAAATATGAAAATTATTGGAAAAGCATGGAAAACAAATCTGCCATCAAATACTGCTTTTAGAGGTTTTGGCGGACCCCAAGGTATGGCATACATTGAAACAATTATTGACATTATTGCACGAAAATTAAACAAAGATGCTGCTGAAATAAGGTACAAAAACTTTTTTGGTATCAATGAACGAAATATAACCCCTTATGGACAAAAAGTTGAAAATAATCGTTTATACCTAATTTGGGACCAGCTTATAAAATCATCGGATTATTTTAACAGGAGAAAACAAATTGAAGAATACAATAATAAAAATGAATTTACTAAAAAGGGAATTGCAATTACTCCTTTAAAATTTGGTATTTCTTTTACTACTGCATTCCTGAATCAAGCAGGAGCTTTAGTAAATATTTATAAAGACGGGACTGTTCTTGCAAATCATGGTGGAACAGAAATGGGACAAGGTTTACATACAAAAATGAAACAAATTGCTGCAACAGAATTAGGAATTGATATCGAAAATGTAAAAGTTAATGCAACCAACACATCTAAAGTTCCCAATACTTCCG
This genomic stretch from Bacteroidales bacterium harbors:
- the xdhB gene encoding xanthine dehydrogenase molybdopterin binding subunit; amino-acid sequence: MKKVYHESGKFHVSGEAVYIDDMAVNDQLLFGYIYASPYAYAKIKSYDINKARKIDGIHAILSYKDIPGENQMGPVIHDEVVLAENEVNFIGQAIFIIAAENEDIARKAAKMIEVEYEILEPVLTIEDSAKKGMLLQQPRKIECGNTNEAFKKAENIIEGTLETGAQEHWYLETHVCLSVPGEGNEIIAYSSTQNPAETQALIAEVLNIPKMEVEVIMRRMGGAFGGKETQANHYAIWSALLCKKTNRPVKIRLFRDEDQKTTGKRHPFLINYKAAFDNNGIISAVEVELNANGGSSNDLTMAILERAMMHAENSYYIPNMKIIGKAWKTNLPSNTAFRGFGGPQGMAYIETIIDIIARKLNKDAAEIRYKNFFGINERNITPYGQKVENNRLYLIWDQLIKSSDYFNRRKQIEEYNNKNEFTKKGIAITPLKFGISFTTAFLNQAGALVNIYKDGTVLANHGGTEMGQGLHTKMKQIAATELGIDIENVKVNATNTSKVPNTSATAASSGTDMNGMAVKDATKKLKKRIATVLAEEFNKNSKTKLSKPENLIFENNFIYDKNNPDNKISFKEAVLKTYLSRVSLSATGFYKTPGVYFDREIGKGNPFFYYAFGMAVTEVQLDILTGSHKILRTDILHDAGKSINENIDIGQVEGAFIQGVGWCTTEECKIDEKGNLLNHSPDTYKIPGIQDIPSDFRVALLQGAPQPNTIRQSKAVGEPPFMLAFSGWLAIKDAISSVGNHKYEPDFSLPATNEVILLSIEDIKSKLSE
- the xdhA gene encoding xanthine dehydrogenase small subunit; protein product: MSNNNSTIKFILDNKIVQIDLSKSEEYTPTTTVLKYLRSLPNHKGVKEGCGEGDCGACTVVIAELDNNKNLKYRAYASCLIFLPMIHGKQLITVENIGSSDNLHPIQKAMVDTDGSQCGFCTPGFIMSLFALYKNKTNPTNDEILDSLTGNLCRCTGYRPIIEAAKIVCSNKVDDHFSENEQSIIELLENINSDKSTIIIETKNQKYFRPVNLKETLKLKKDFPDAILVNGSTDIALRVTKKKEIIPEIIDISGVNEIKYIKEDENFYFFGAGTCLDEIKDFSENKISSLFDILKVFGSKQIRSIATIGGNIGSASPIGDTPPILFTNNASVILKSENNERKFKIEDFFVDYHKTQLKPDEIITEIKIPKHNSNTIIKSYKISKRKDLDISTVSASFRLKTENNIVKDICIVYGGMAAVTKKAKKAEEYLLNKPWTRKEIEKTMILIDEDFTPISDARAGKEARRLMARNLLLKFWDDTN